The DNA window ggtcccttcaactcatatatcccgatcgattcgacaaccattggtttatcgagagttgtcaatgaatcgatactatgtgtcatgtcgtagttgcatcgatggtgtaatctatgaaacacctttcataattacaaccatactctggccagagatttcaacctacatacacatgataacacataggatatccatacccgaaggtaagcggtgaatccccgactacaatgcatcgactcctatgtgtttcgacagaacacccaaccttgccacctgatgaccccatgagagtcggtaaacaagtcaaagtgtaattctagcacatagagtctcaatgttgtcccgggtcataaggactaattctgtacaaccataaaccaggacttttccactcgataagtgagaaccacttggaaagtccttttatggagggttgttcagtgcactctacaaggagcacctatctgcatgttcggacatcacaatgtcccctaccaatgaaacatggtactcacatcgcagatactagtctctaactcgagcggcctatatccttcttagtggcggctgaatcgactaggaaccgtttagaatatacagtattacaaatatgagtttcatgatactcatcatatgagcatctcatattctttctactatttgtatattcaagggctttatctatgcagctagcatgggtatacagataaagatttgccaaaataataatttcaaatattattaaaataaagattgcttattcatagagtttcattgtgaacactcggccaacacttggcccacctactctaacaagcgTGTCTCTCTGAGCGAGTCTGTACTCCATACAACTCTTTCAGATGAAAGTGAATGTCAGGAACATTCACAGCCTCCTCAAACCGCCTCTGCAGTTCATTCGACATAGAAGCCAACATATAGCTTTTAGCTTGGAGATCATGGTCCCACCATTTCTCAAGCTTAGCTAGTTCAGTCTCACTGATGTCCGAAGCTGCCTCCTTCGGTGGCTTCTTATCAAGCACATACATAATCCTTTCCGAGCTCAgaacaatttttaaatttcgAAACCAGTCATTATAGTTAGGGCCAGTCAACTTGTTTTGATCGAGAATGATTGAAAGTTTATTGCGTGATGACATTGCAAATATACTGAAAAGGAAAAACATATAATTGTtagtgactattttaaaataattttaagataaaatggatttttattttataaatctccctcccactattttgacatttccaccaccctctgatgaaaaagggaaatcgtatttccttaatgggcacgtagagtccaattagtcaattataatcccgaataatatcagccaattataatttctaaaaggtagaatccaattgcatccatatgcaacctccgcgtgttttgcctcaggtttaataaggacccaataatatgacgtcgtttattttcacgtgtcaaaccaacccatcaatattgaattgtagtggacggtcgccatgagttcccccaataatatgagccgaagtcatgggtgttccactcaattcacatcatatatcCGGTGGAAGTCCCAGCTTTCCGACatccaggcctccccaataatatgagccagacactgtccgcggctAGTGAttaacatgcaaccacggttgatggaaggcaagaaaaattaaactcttttaattttacccttttttcggtttgatataaattttgaatcatattcaaaatgagggattttaatttcaaaattgtctcatcattttaatttaaaaatcgcatGCCATGTTTGTAtatttgccggattcatgcaactatattatataataatatacatacatgcatactactatatatcacatatatcataatatgacattcaacaataaataaggatgatcgatcgccaacactattagatccatgtgagccagacATGGATCCAGgcccaaacctaggtgaatgcagggatacAAATGCAATTTATTgcaaaagcttccaatattttacatgtcttcatcttgtgcatcgggcccaccatcttccagtcttgatctcccactatttctaataattacatttaaatagccatggcacataagggatacatctcatgggggtgtgaacggaccataaaccaggcccactttaataatatcaaatattaacaaaatgaataaaacgtaaaatatcctaacatacacctaacacattggtcaaggctctcgatcatccttcattcatttaatatcaaatattaacatcaattaattaaacaaatttaattaaatgaaaaacatatatctaataatttatcactagccaccacaattattaaagaatttaataaattaaataaacacctttatttaatttccaattaattcaataataattgatttcttgtaaaaactcatttttaccataaataattaaaatcatattctaatcatttattttaaaagaaaattattaatttttcaaaatttaattttttcaaaagataaattgaattatttttcataaaatatcaatttaatccaaagttttgaaatatcagaaaatcgcaccctaggcccaaacaattcaagcccaataACCAGCACAGTGCACGAGACGTTCTCGGGTAGTCGCCCGCGCTGCCCGTgcactgcccgaacgtttcgggcagtcgCAGGCACGATTGCGCGCACAACCGTGCGCCAGAGGCGCGCAGGCTGCGTGCGCTCGCACGCTGCGCGGACGCTCCGCGCAGCGCCTGCGCGCGCGTCGGGCGCACGCTGCGCGGACCCTCCGCGCAGCTCCTGCTCGCACGCTGCGCGCGcggtgatcgagcaaaacttgcacagtgaatagtcccaaaatttgttgtATAAttaaaagctcgatttaaatatcgcaagtgcacgatagtcaagttataataaacgtaagtgaatacgagtatcgttccacaaggactgcgttacaatatctttatttccaagtaaatttctttagcaacgatagattgagttggtaattaaactaaagtgaatttaataactaaaataattaaagtgcaagaaaaagcaatcaagaaatcaatgattaaattggattaaaatcaaatgagaaatgaatttgttgggaattatcagttcacctaccgctcgtgttcaaataattatactcgacttttactcgtgcattcgacggaattccctagactaattaatatactctgtcgagctatattaatactaatcataaacatgcagtaatcaagtatcctcaattatttaacagttcacgattgcattacgttctatggaatccactagctttcatccgggtgaattatcactatcgacacgtatccaattccgtatatctactaaaattgtaaatccgtggtctatactattcgatcctattgtcaattattctatcgaaatcatcaacaacatgaaataatcaaaggaagttagctagacttcaattgaaataagaaagcacaaaagcataaacaaatcactcatagAAACGTCGAGCAacaatgttaaacaacgagtacggggtaggatcccctcaaatcccaacaaatctagagtttagccactaaaattcataataaaaaccaacaacaatctaagaaataaaaaactgaataatgaaaatactaaagatgacgacggatgacggccaccacgcgtggaaatctcgaggtcttcgaaatctcctttgctcctagccttttCTCCAAGAAATCTGATGAAAGTGATGAAAAAATCCCCCAAAACGCCGCctctctcgtgtattaggtctatggtgtagaatagagtccaaaaaaaaggaaacatatcttttcaaatctcgcagctcgctagggcgattacttttgaccgctggggcgagtggttctcgaattaAAATCATCGGCTATGTCcatggtctcgctggggcggtcactttggaccgccctagcgagaggttcacGCAGAAACTCCTCGGCTAGACCAACATTCGCGCTGGAGCGGTCACttttgtccgccctagcgagacactctCGCAACAACTGCTCGACCAaattaaaatgctcgctggtgaccgccctagcgagatctcTTCGCTGCTTtgccaaataaaatcccacttttcggtccaattcctacaaaacaaccacaaaatacacgagatcagccatatgctaaataatgatagaaaaatgctaaattaaactaaaacaaactaatgtgatgcatgaatgcgactcgaaaacaacactaaaacacgtaaaaacgagtcctatcaaccccctcatactaaccttttgctcgccctcgagtaaaataagttaaagcacgagatactaaacaaactcaacaaccacaacattactcaaacaagaaataactaacacgagtaaatgtcaatggtgagttaacaatgtttatgttcatgcctcagtttactttcccactaccaatcaagtcaaatcgcaaccgaatactcattctcatctataCATAAAtttcgacactaatttgaacgtgtgtgtgtgtgtcatgatgggtctagtcattcgtacttcaaatagatcaaaNNNNNNNNNNNNNNNNNNNNNNNNNNNNNNNNNNNNNNNNNNNNNNNNNNNNNNNNNNNNNNNNNNNNNNNNNNNNNNNNNNNNNNNNNNNNNNNNNNNNGCAAGGCCAGAGGGTTGCATAGCTGAGTGTTACCTTGCAGAAGAACGAATGCGATTTTGTAGTGCCTATATAGAAAAAGCGGCTGGTATTGGTATCCGTTCTAATCGCAATCAGGATTTGGAGAATGGATTAGTGGAAGGTCGCCCAATTTCtcaaggaaaagaaaaaattttagagGACCATGTGTTGCAACCTGCACATTGATATGTGTTGTTCAATACTGCTGAAGTTGAGCCTTAATTACACTGAGTATAGTTAATTACATATCATATTAGCCTTTGTCTattatataattcatatattataataatCACCCTTTAATGATTTTAAATAACATGCACATTGAGGAGCTGAAACAAACAGATCGTCGTTTCTTAATTAATGAAACCTTGTTACAAAACAAATATTCTATTCTAGAGACAATGACGAATCAAACTGGTATGTGTTGCTGAAAGCGTCACCTCGGGGTATGCATAACATGAATTTGCTTGAAGAGGAAGCCTATACATGATCCACACCTCTTGATGTGTCCACACTTGAGATTAACATCACTGAGAAAGAACCGTATGCGAGAAATGAGTGTGAGGGAATTGACGTGACTGATCCGTGATTGAAATTTTCGGTTGTAGAGTTTGTAGTTAATTTAAAAGGTTCCATTACACTTTATTTACTGTTGCAATATATTTGTCTgtattcattttattttcaacGAATTATCATGTTATATTACATGTTTGACTATATCTTCATATACAGCATTAAAGATGAGCAGATTGAGCCAAAAACGCAGCAAGGTATCTGTAGGTGAAGTTCAggtgatattttattattttgtagattttggtttattttaattttaacgaAGTCTCAATTTTACATGATAATATCTCTTTATGCTATTTTGTAGGAAAATATAGCTAATAAGTTATCGAGAGTGGACTCCAACACTCCACCTAATTCATCAGAATATTTGCGTGATAAGAGCTAGTTGATGACGCAAAAACTAATAAGAAAAAAAGGACGAGGTCTATCAAAGTTTAATTTGGTTAGTGGCCAACAACAGCCCAAAGATCTAGAACGTAATGAGTTTGGACAGGAAATTGGAGATAATTCGGTCAAGTATGCCACTTTTCTAGGTTGCATGGTAAAAGAATTTGTGCCATACACATTAGACCGATGGAATGACTTAGACGAGGAAATGAAGAATAAGATGTGGTGTTGTCTTCAGGTAATACTTATCACTGTTTTTTTATTCCTATTTTATTACAAAATGTacatatatttttatgcttGTTAATGTGTAGTTGAACTATAAAGTTGAGGAGTGGGAGAAACATTCAATCTTTCAAAAGTTAGGTAAATTGTGACGTGATAGAAAGTTTAAACTCAAAATACTTATACGAGAAGTTGATGATGGTCGAGTGGCTTCACGAGATCTTTGTCTTTTGAAGCCCGAATTTATGGATCAAAACCAGTGGGACTTGTTTGTAAAGAAGACATGATCATCACCATTTCAAGTAAGTATCAATTCATTTTTATGGATATTTTGATTGTTTGATGCATGCATAtaattgttattgtttttgGGGGCTGTTGTTCAGCAAAATCGTTAGAAAATGAGATTCTTGGTGTTATGTTGTAGAGATTCTGTTGTTGTGGATCGTTGTTGAACATGTTTAAATGTTCTAGCTAGAAGTTAACGCAAACTTGAGGGGTCTTTTTTTCTTGTTACGTTGGTCTATTCTTGAACTTCACATGCAATGGGATAAGTCTTTATATACATGAAATAACACTCTTTCATGTGCatgtattaattatataataatacatacatatatatacacacaaaaaCACATATTGGGAGGCTTTCTGGCtcatataatattaattattttaataaaaaacagaccaaaaataaaaataaggcCCTTCATTTTTCATTTATCCCCATTATGTGACATTCATGCATTGGATCAATTCTTTAATTTTTAGCAATCATGTGACTAATCAATTATATATGAAAATAtcatatgttttttattttcaggaaaagagtgaaaaattTAAGGCAATGAGGGGAAAGCAAATACACAACTACACAATGAGCAGGAGAGGTTATGCTCGTTTGTCTCACATTATGGTAGTTATTActattttgaaaacattatgAAAAGTTCTTctcaaagtttttttttatttttaattgtaatgATACATtttttgaattatgttcctaATGAATTTTTCATATATTTCTATATGCCTCTTACTCAAGGAGAAAACAAGTTCTGTTGATATACCAATTACAAGAACAAAAGTATGAGTGGAAGGCCATAAGAAGAAAAATGGACAACCTAGTGGTGAAGCTGTTGGATAAAAAGTGGTAATAAAATTatttctgtaaaaaaaaatggtcaacttaaattcattattttctcaaaaattatttgtttgttATTTGCAGAAAGAAATAGAAGAATGTGCACCTGAATCTCAAATCACTACTAACATTGTTGATGATGCAATTAACTTTGTATTTGGGAAGGAAAATCGAGGTAGAGTGCGTGGAATGAGTTTTGGAGTTACATCTTCGAAAGTTGGAGCATCTTTGCAACAAAATGGAACTATTAAACAACTTTAAAGTATGATGCACAACCTTCAACAAGAAGTGCAACAAATGAGGTCCATTGTTTTCCaaaatatgaggcaacgaaatGAGCAAGAACATGTTAGTAATTAAACaacaatagataaaataatttgtaTTAATGTTGTTGAGAATTTTTGTTTAATGACCTATGATTTTGTCTTgatcatttttttgttttattgttgGGAAGAAAAATGGTATAAGTTTCACTAGTTTTATTTAGTTTACATTGTAGctttaatgtatttttattttgcacttgaatttttatgtttaatttGGTTGATGTGgtcataataatttttatattgacTTCCTTACTAAATAATGAAATTATAATGAAGCTTCTTACATTGGAGATTTGTTgtttgagataaaaaaaaattagtatattGGCTTCCTCTGGACTAAAATTTAGTATATTGGCTTCCTTACCATATTTCCTAGCTGAATTTCTTTGGATGATGTATAATTTCACCATAAGAACTCATACCTCTGgactaaaatatattaaatggtATATTGTCTAGCTGATTAAACTTTTTTCTTGTATAATTAAATAGTGAAAGTCACTTATAAGAaacatttgattttatttgagaATGTTTTTATGGTCATTTTTAGATTGTTAGATTATAAAAATGAAAGTAAAATGAGTAATAATAGGACTCATGGATGTGGAAGAAGCTTCAtttatattttcattatttagcAAGGAAGCCAATATACAAATTATTTGGAAGAGCTTCTTCCGCACAGTATAATTTCTAGTGACCTCACAATAGAAGTAATCTAATGAAGCTTCTTACATTAGAGATTTGTTGTTTGACATATTTTTTGCTTTATCTCAATATTAGGTTGGTAGTGGTGGTAGCATTGGGATTGACAACGATATTGGTAGTGGCTGTGATATCAATCGTCTCAAAAAAAGTGGTACTGTTGATAATGTGAACCAACATCAAGTTGCATCTCGGGTAACTATTTTAAAAGTTTGTGTTTTCTAAACCACGTTTGTTATAAAAATAGATATGGCATAATTAACACTTTGTATTGTTTATATGCAGTCAAATGTAAAGAATGTGAGTCATGGAGATATTCCTGAAAATACTAAATGTAAGTTGCTTCATTGGTGTGGTGATGGAGTTGTTGCTGAAGGTCGAATTGCATCCACAGATCCAACGGTAAAAGTGCATCACGTTCCACTTGGTGGATCTTGTTGGAAAGTTTGGGTTGATAGAGTTCTTGCGGAGCAGGTAGACTTAATTCGACCGAATTCTGAAATGATTTTC is part of the Primulina eburnea isolate SZY01 chromosome 1, ASM2296580v1, whole genome shotgun sequence genome and encodes:
- the LOC140812119 gene encoding uncharacterized protein, with the protein product MMHNLQQEVQQMRSIVFQNMRQRNEQEHVGSGGSIGIDNDIGSGCDINRLKKSGTVDNVNQHQVASRSNVKNVSHGDIPENTKCKLLHWCGDGVVAEGRIASTDPTVKVHHVPLGGSCWKVWVDRVLAEQVDLIRPNSEMIF
- the LOC140807058 gene encoding uncharacterized protein, with amino-acid sequence MSSRNKLSIILDQNKLTGPNYNDWFRNLKIVLSSERIMYVLDKKPPKEAASDISETELAKLEKWWDHDLQAKSYMLASMSNELQRRFEEAVNVPDIHFHLKELYGVQTRSERHAC